The Astatotilapia calliptera chromosome 2, fAstCal1.2, whole genome shotgun sequence genome includes a window with the following:
- the LOC113028198 gene encoding uncharacterized protein LOC113028198, with translation MSHYRGMDSLRVHAHQCGAKQPEYLRSTQLRKHVATLSQVLNLKNNELDQVADFLGHDIRVHREFYRLPVPTTQLAKISKLLLTLEKGQLSQIQGKSLDEIKIEDEIALSDAETKDSESESDDDDTALTMLACGTSEPVHAVADSTNTAQLQDTVDCDEGPLTMPAASETAAPSEEKNAAQSHNSRRAPKNMWSKAEVAAVMRHFKDHINEGKLATKNECSHCKLVEDPVLAGRTVQNIRDFVRNRGLTAKRQKKMN, from the exons ATGAGTCATTACAGAGGAATGGACTCCTTGCGTGTTCATGCACACCAGTGTGGAGCAAAGCAGCCTGAGTATCTAAGATCGACACAGCTCAGAAAACATGTTGCCACACTCTCACAAGTccttaatttgaaaaacaacGAACTTGATCAGGTTGCAGATTTCCTGGGTCATGATATCCGCGTTCACCGCGAATTCTACAGATTACCAGTTCCCACAACACAGCTGGCCAAGATTTCCAAACTGCTTTTAACACTGGAAAAAGGACAACTTTCCCAGATCCAGGGGAAATCACTGGATGAGATCAAAATAGAAG ATGAAATTGCATTAAGTGATGCTGAAACAAAGGACAGTGAGAGTGAATCAGATGATGATGACACAGCACTCACAATGTTGGCGTGTGGCACCAGTGAGCCTGTACATGCAGTAGCTGATTCCACAAACACAGCGCAGCTCCAAGACACTGTAGATTGTG ATGAAGGACCACTCACAATGCCTGCAGCAAGTGAGACTGCTGCTCCCTCTGAAG AGAAAAATGCTGCTCAATCCCACAATTCCCGAAGAGCTCCCAAAAACATGTGGTCCAAGGCTGAGGTTGCTGCAGTGATGAGGCATTTTAAAGACCACATAAACGAAGGGAAACTAGCCAccaaaaatgaatgcagtcattgCAAATTGGTAGAAGATCCGGTGTTGGCAGGAAGAACAGTTCAAAACATACGAGATTTTGTAAGAAACAGAGGATTAACtgcaaaaaggcagaaaaaaatgaactaa